The genomic DNA AATAGTTCACCGTAGTTCCCCCCGGTTTTGTTAATACTGATTCAAAGATATTCAACAGCCTCAGAAAAAGTTCCTCCTATATTTAATGTTGACAAATCTAAAGGCAAATTAGCAGATTTTTCTGGCCAACAGCCAACAGCCAATAGCCAACAGCCATTGAAGTGGTTGAAAAGTTGATAAGTTGAAGCGTTGAGAAGTTGATTAAACCCTTTTAACAGCCAATTCTTTAAAAACAAAAGGTTCATTATTATCATAGAATTATTTTGGTGTTATCGATATCATTATTAACTTTAGGACAAATCCTTTTAAAATTTTTCACGCATTTTAAAATAATCACATTCTCATGGCTGGATTTATTGATGAATTTTTGAAAAGCTATGGTCCGGAAGTGACCCAGCAGATGTCGAAGAACTTTAATGTTGACAAGGGAACGGTTCAGAAGCTGATTCCCCAACTGGCTCCCCTGATCCTTGCGGGTCTGAAGAAACAAAAGGATACCCATGGCGGAGATGCAAGGGTAGATCACATTCTGAACAAGTATGGTGATCCCTCGGTACTCAACCACATGAACGACGTGATTTCCTCCAAAGCCCATGCCTCACAGGTAGACCCAAACCTGGGGGGATTGCTTGGCGACAATGGCGGATTGCAGGCTGCACAGGCCCTGGGCAGCAAGATGAACATCGACACATCGACCATCATGAAGATGATTCCGGCATTATCACCCCTGATCCTGGGTGCGCTTTCGAAAAAACGCGATACAGAGGGTAAGGGATTATCGGGTATCGGTGCTTTGCTTGATGCCGATGGCGACGGAAGCATCCTTGACGATGTGGCTGGCTTCCTGATGAAGAGTGGTGGTGCTTCCAGTGGCTCTGCAGGGGGACTGTTGGGATCCCTGCTCAAAGGATTTGGCCGCCGCAGGTAATGGGCATCTCCGGGTTTTGAAATAAAAAAAGGAACAGCAAAAACCGCTGTTCCTTTTTTATTGGAAATTTCTTTAACCTGCCTTTATGGCAAGGCGGAATTTCATTCTTAGTTTTTATGCTTTTCCTGGTTTAAGCCATCGAAGAGATTTTGGTTGTCAAGAGCAGCCATAAGTTCTTCAAGTTTTTCATCCAGACCCTGATGCTCTGTTTTGATCTGCTCACGCATTTTGGCAAGGGTCTGTTGTCTTTTCTCAATAAGGGCGCGAAGCAATTCCTTGTCCTGGTCCATGTTGATGGGTATGCTGTTTTTTGGTGTAGGTCAAAAATAGCATAAAAATTCCTGCTCCTGAAAGTTAGATATTAATTATTTATTAACAATTTTAAGGGAGGGGGTAATACGGGGAATGGCTTGGAGCGTGGGGCATGGAGAAGCGAGAGATGAGATGTGAGAGATGATCGATAAGAAGTATGAAATGAGAGATGAGAGAATTTGCTAATGTGATGATTTGATAATGAGATGATTAGCGGATGAGAAGATTTGAGGATTAGCAGATTTTTCTGGTCAAAATCCGCTGGTAAGCGGATCCGCTGGCTAGCGGACAAGCTCTTGAACCTTGAACCTTAAACCTTAAACCTTAAACCTTAAACCTTGAACCCTTCCTTCGGCAGGCAGGCTAGCACCAAAAACCGAATACCAGCACAATAAACCTTAATCCCTAATCCCTAATCCCTAAACCTTACAGCCTTCTAAACCACTGCACCAGGGGAATGGGAACGGTTTCGCCTTCTGAGCGGATACCGGCAAAGCCAAACTGGAAGGCGGCCTCAGGGCGGGTCTGCAAACGCAGCCCGGGGATGATGGCCAGGATGGCGCTGCGCTGGCTGGTATAGGTCTCCGTGATCCAGTAATAAGAATCGGTTTCCCAGTCATAGTATTGGTTCTGGTAGGTCTCGGTCCGTTCCTTTCCGGGGGGCAGGTAAAAGGAATCGAAGACGATGCTGAGGGTTCGGCCCACTTTAAACATGCCGCTCAAAGAAAAAAGGAAACTGCCTTCGGTCCGGATCTCCTCCCGGTAGCTGTCATAATAAACATCATTGGCATAATAATAGTCGTAGATCTCTTCCTTATAGCGCAATCCGGCATAACCAGCCGAGAAGGTGAAGTTCTTCACGCGGTCGCCATAGGTGATGGCCCCGAAGGGGAGTATGCCCGCAAAGCTTGGGA from Bacteroides sp. includes the following:
- a CDS encoding DUF937 domain-containing protein translates to MAGFIDEFLKSYGPEVTQQMSKNFNVDKGTVQKLIPQLAPLILAGLKKQKDTHGGDARVDHILNKYGDPSVLNHMNDVISSKAHASQVDPNLGGLLGDNGGLQAAQALGSKMNIDTSTIMKMIPALSPLILGALSKKRDTEGKGLSGIGALLDADGDGSILDDVAGFLMKSGGASSGSAGGLLGSLLKGFGRRR